The following is a genomic window from Candidatus Binatus sp..
ACCGGCGCCGTGCCGTTATCGAGCATCCCGATTACTCGCGCCGCTTTGCGCGACAGATCGATCTTGCGTCCCTTCACGAACGGCCCGCGATCGTTGATCGTCACCTCGACCGATCGATGATTCGCGAGATTCGTAACCATTACCCGGCACCCGAGCGGAAAGATCGTCGATGCCGCGCTCAGATCTTCCTGATCGTAAATTTCCCCGCTCGAAGTTGGACGGCCGTTGAAGCCGGGCCCGTACCACGACGCGACTCCCATCTCCTTGATCGATTGCCCGGTCTGAGGTGCAACGCTTGCCTGAGTTGGCGCGACCAGGACCGGTTTCGTTTTAGATGTAGCACACGCGGCGAGCACGCCGCTCATTCCAGCCGCGAGCAAAGCGCGGCAAATCACCTTGCGCAGGTATCCCAACTCCGCTCCACCCCGCGGCAATTATAGAAACTGCGACGACCGGGCAGAAGAGCTTCGCTGTTGACGAACTTGCGCGCGGCGCTTCGGGACTTCCCCGCCGCGTGGTAGCATCGGGGCGTGCTGCGGACGAGGCAGGAGCTGGAGGAAATCGAAGCGCGCACGCTGGCCCCGTATGCGATGCCGTCGCGGGCCAGCCGGGGGCGGCGCTATCCCGAGCCCGAGCATCCGATCCGCACAGCGTTCCAGCGCGACCGCGATCGCATCATCCACTCAGCCGCGTTTCGCCGCCTCGAATACAAAACCCAGGTCTTCGTCAATCACGAGGGTGATTACTATCGCACCCGCCTCACGCATACGCTCGAGGCGGCGCAGATTACGCGCACCGTCGCGCGCGCGCTCGGGCTCAACGAGGAACTGGCCGAGGCGGTCGCGCTCGCGCACGACCTCGGTCATACGCCATTCGGCCACGCCGGCGAGAAGATGCTGAACGAGCTGATGACGCCCTACGGCGGCTTCGATCACAACGCGCAGAGTCTCCGCACCGTTGATTGGATAGAAATACGCTACCCCAATTTTCGCGGCCTGAACTTGAGCTTCGAGGTCCGC
Proteins encoded in this region:
- a CDS encoding septal ring lytic transglycosylase RlpA family protein, with protein sequence MGYLRKVICRALLAAGMSGVLAACATSKTKPVLVAPTQASVAPQTGQSIKEMGVASWYGPGFNGRPTSSGEIYDQEDLSAASTIFPLGCRVMVTNLANHRSVEVTINDRGPFVKGRKIDLSRKAARVIGMLDNGTAPVRIDLISAPEGSRPVGSAPRYLVQIGSFSREDNADRLRDRMLAYYRDIRVDRLDASGRRYYRVRMGAFSTRAEAETRASATAHLGFPIIIVQE